GCTCGGGGAGATCCAGACGCCCATGTAAGGTGGTCACCATGGGAACCGCGTTTCTACGTGCAACGGGGAACCCAAGAAAATCGAGATGAGAGTGCACGATGTCAAAGTTGCCGCTTACGCCAAGCGCTCGCTCCTGTTGCATGATCAGCGGAGCATCTCGATTGAAAATGCCGGTATTCAATCGAAGCGCCTGCGGGCAAATCGCTTCGAGCTTGGCAGTTGTTTCCGAATCGCCGCTGGCGAACAGTGTCACATCATGCCCCATCGCGACCAACTCTTCCGTAATGTACGACACAATTCGCTCCGTCCCACCATACAGTTTGGGCGGAACGCTTTCCCACAGCGGTGACACCTGCGCGATTCTCATGTCTTGTCCTTTCTTACACTGATCATCGACTGGATAACTGAGTCATCCGTCAATGTCTGAGGTGAATGGAGATCGGGTTGATTATCCAAAAGAGAAAGTCGGCCTGTTATTTTGCATCCATGAACCGCAAATCATACGCTGCTTCCCGTGACCCATGATTGTCATGTTACTCAGCGCATCTTCGCGGACTCAACGGACAAAAGTTCATGAGCTCGGCGCCAATATATCCACTCAGGGGTCACTTGACTCCTCGTCGGCCTCATGGTTGGTCACACGAAGATTGCCGTGTGAAGTCAACCCGAGGGTTACGACGGGCATCGACCTAATGAGTCAGTCGAGCCTCTTTGATGATTTTGTCCCCTTTGATTTGCTCTAAAAAGGTATCGGGTGGGACCGGAGGAGGGAGGATCTGTACCTCTTGCCAGCCTTCGTTTTGGACTCCTTTATGCCCTTTCATCCCATTCACCCACTGATCGATACTTTCCTGAGTCGTGCCTTCGCTGAAAGTGACCCAGAAGAGAAACGGCTGTGTCTGGGTGCTCTGACGGCTATCGACGACCGGCACGAGTTGATGTTTTCTAGCCATATCATCCTCACGCGCCACCACACGTTCCGAACTCTGCTCAGCAGCTTTCGCAACATGTGCGATCGCCATATGCAATTTGGCCGTCAGTGTTCGGTTGTGCTCCTCCAGACCGGCGATTTGCTTGGATAAACGATCGTTGTCTGCGGCAAGACCGTGAATCGCTGTTTCAAACTGCTCTTGATCCACTCCCTCATGACCGACAGGGAGCTGGACCGGACGATCTGCCTCACGTTCAGCGCTCTCCTGCCTCTTCTCTATCTCTTCCTTTACCATTACGACGCTGGAGGCCACAGACTCCTGCGTCGACGACAGTCTGGCCATGGTTTGGTGGAGCAACGTCATCCCCTTCTCTTGAGACTGGAGCGCGTCTCCAACCTTCGTTTGCATCGACCTCAGCTCCCGGAGTTGCTTTGCAAGCTGATCTATTTCGGCGATGGAGGCCGTGCGAAGTGCCTCTGCCTGTACCGTCGACGCCACACTGTGCTCTGGTGCGAGCCAGATCATGGCTCGGTCGGCCACGAGCCCGATGACAGCTGTCGCCAAGAGCACTTGCGTAAAGACCACCGTTCGGATCCCATATGCCATCGTGGACTCCGGACGCCTGATCACCCATCTGTCCGCAACATCGGCGAGGATGGTCCAGCTTCGATTCCAGAAACTTGGGGCAGGAATGAAGACCGCACTGAGCGATCCACCCTGCATCGTATTCTGAACGCAGAGTTCGACGGTATCAGCTGAAAGCTGCACCCGAGTCGTCCGAAACCCAGATTCGGGAGCAACCAGCCCTCCCAATAATTGTCCGTCTTCGGTGCGAAGCTGTACCGTCTCAACATGATCGACACCGTGCACACGCAGTGTCGCCTCGATGTCCGCTCCTTTCAATTCACCCACGCGTCGCTCATTGACATAGACCTGTATAGCATCCAACCGGTCGCGAACTGAGCAGCTCGGTCGTTCACTTATCGAGTCAAGGAGTTGCGATCGATAGAGTTCCAGATCCTCTTCCTGAACCATATATCCTCCTCCGCTCCTCTTTACTAATTTGACGGATTCACAAACACACGACCACCGTGGAATTGCAGGTGCTCATCCTTTACGGCCGCACCTGCAGCTCCAAACGTGGTTTTTCACCAGACGACTCGCTGGATCCCAATCCCCAGGCCGTCTGCATACAGTCCAAACAGAGTGCCAGATGCCAAATCCGATAATCGCACCCGTACCCCTGAACAAACATCTCGGCCCATTGAGATCGTGATAAACAGGGGTAGTGATCCGGTTCGCTCTTTCGATAATGCCCCTGTGCCACACGGATCAGCCGTTCAGCCTCGCTGTTGAACCGCTGTCGATGACGCTGCCGCTGGTTGTCCAACTCCACCAACTCCGCCTTCGTCAAACCCATCTCGTCCATCGTGCGCTGCCAGCCGCTCTCACGCCATCGACGAAAATTCTTATAGATACGTTGGCTCTCCAACCCATTGAGCCCGGTGACGGCGATGACATCCCCTGCACCCCATCCATAGGAGTGATGGTACAACGCAATCAAGGCGTCTCGGCTCACCACCGCCCGTGCGACCAACCCATCGAGAAACCGCCCAAGCGGCTTCAGCAGGTCCGGGTGATAGCAAAACGGTTCCGGTTTGCTATGTTGTTTCGCGACCAACGAATCAAACAGGAATAACGGTCGGCAAGGGACTTCCGTTCGTCCACAGACGAGAAAACGTTCCAAATATTCAGATCCCCAACGTAGCGCAAATTTTTCATGTTCGATGTCGTCGTTCCACTGACCGGTCTCGCGCAGGAATCGTTTTGTATAACCAGCCGCCCGATCCAACAAAATCGGCAAGGCCTGCGCTACGACCTGATCGAACTCCTCCGACGTCGCAACCACCTCTTCCAGGCGGCTCACCGTTGCTGTTCGATCAGCAATAATGTGGCTCTTCCTGAGCGTATTTTGCATCGTCGCCATGTCTATTGTGCCTGTATTACCAGATCGGGAGCATTGGACAAATATGTGGTCTGCACACTGGTTTTGTCTGTTGTTCCCAACAGCCTCATCCTGATACAAATCTACCGTTTACTATTCTTCTGGTTGAACGTTTCCAACCATACGGTAATTCATCCGTTCAGTTTTCTGCAATCCCTCCCCCCTTTTGAATTAGAAAGAGTGATTCGGAATCCGATATTGCTACGACTCGACACACTGCTTTCCGCACAAAACCGGAAACCCTTCTTTTCACTTGGCTAGAAAGAGGCAACAATACTACGGATGGGTTGTCACGACCCTTACGCCAAAAATATTGACCGAGGGTCTTTACAATCGTAAACCTCCACAACCTCGTCAGCACTACAAAATCGCGACTCTTTTACGCCCTGACGACGGATGACCCTCCATGCCATTTACCGTCGAACCCACTTGACCCCTTCAACGACGGCCAGCGGGAGCAGCCCGATGACCACCATCAGCGCCCAATCCTCAATAGGTAAGGGGGCGACTTTGAAGATAGGCTCCAGGATCGGAATGGTCAAAATGCCGACTTGTAGAGCCAGAGAAACCAGCACTGCCCAGATGAGGGCACGGTTGCTCGTCACCCCCACCTTGAACAGCGACCAGCGATCGCTCCGACAATTAAAGGCATGCACTAACTGAGCAGCGACCATCACGGTAAACGTCACTGTTCGAGCCTGGTCAATCGGCTGCTGCCAGATAAACAAACTCAGCGAGAAGGCGCTCAGAGCGATACCCGCCAACAGTAGCCCTTCTCCGGCGATAGCCCACAACCTGCCACCATCCAGGAGGCGTGCCTCGGTCTGCCGCGGCGGCTGCTGCATCAGATCCGGCGCTTTCGGATCGACCGCCAGGGCGAGAGCTGGGAAACCGTCCGTCACGAGGTTCATCCACAGAATGTGAATCGGCAGGAGCGGAAGCGGCAGGCCGAACAGGGTCGCAAACAGCATGACGAGCACCTCGCTCATATTGCACGACAAAAGAAAATGTACCGTCTTCCTGATGTTGTCGAAGATACCCCGCCCCTCCTCGACCGCGGCGGCGATCGAGGCAAAATTGTCGTCCGTCACGACCATGTCCGAGGCTTCTTTGGTCACATCGGTGCCGGCAAGACCCATCGCCACACCGATATCCGAGGCCTTAATCGCCGGCGCGTCATTGACTCCATCACCGGTCATGGCGACAATCGCCCCGTTTCGCTTCCAGGCCTGCACCACCCGGAGCTTATGCTCGGCAGATACCCGGGCGTACACCGTCACACGCTCGACCTGCTGCATCAATTGCTCGTCGGTGAGACCATCAAGCTCAGCACCGGACAAGGCCATGTCGTCATTGCGTTGCAAGCCCAGCTCACGAGCGATCGCGACCGCGGTCTCCTTGTGATCACCGGTGATCATGGCGGTTCTGATGCCGGCTTGCCGGCAGAGACGGACTGCCTCTGTCGCTTCAGACCGCAATGGATCTTTCATCGCGAGGAGCCCGAGAAAAATCAGGTCGCACTCGACTTCTTCATCAGCATGTACCTGGCGGCCAAGAGGTCTATAGGCGACGCCCAGGACCCGGAGGGCTTGCTGCGCCAACGACGCATTGGCGTCGTTAATCTGTCGCCGATGTTCTGCATCAAGCACCTCGATCCGTCCTTCTGGCGTCATATGTGTGGCACAGCGCTTTAGTAAGACATCAGGCGCTCCTTTGCTGTACACCTTGCAGCCTTGCTCCGTTCGGCGGACAATCGTCATCATCTTCCGCTCGGCATCAAACGGAATTTCCCTCTCCCGTGGCGCTTGGCCTTCCAATTCGGCCTTGGTGAGACCGACCTTCGCGGCCGCCACGAGCAACGCCCCCTCGGTCGGGTCGCCGATGATCCGCCAGATCCCCTTCTCTTGTTGCAATGTCGCGCTATTACACAACACCGCAGCGGTCAGAAGATCGCGCAGACCAGGGGGAAGTGCTGATTGCTGGGTGCTGGGTGATGGGTGTCCTGATCGATCCGATGACTGAGTGTTCAGCACTCGTGCCTCGGAACTGTGTTCTTTGATTTCACCCACCGGCTCATACCCCTCGCCGGTTACCTCGAAGGTTTCGCTGCCGACAACCAATTTCGTCACCGTCATCTCATTTTTCGTCAACGTACCGGTCTTGTCGGTGCAGATCACCGTGGCAGAACCGAGTGTCTCGACGGCGGGAAGTTTTCGAATCAGCGCATGTCGCTTAGCCATCCGCATGACGCCCACCGCCAATGTGACCGTCACGACCGCAGGCAGACCCTCAGGTACAGCCGCTACTGCCAGACTGACCGAAATGAGAAACATCTCCACCAACGGTTCTCCCCGGAGAAAGCCGAGCATGAATACGATGGTAACAACGCCGAGCGCAAGCCACAGGAGTGTCGAACCGAATTGTTCCAATCGGCGCTGCAACGGAGTTTCGGCACGCTCCGCCTCGGCGGCCTTCTGAATCAAAGCGGCGATCCGACCAAGTTCCGTACCCACGCCGGTCGCCACCACCAGTCCATGAGCCTTACCGGAGACGGCCACGGTACCCATGAAGACCATATTGCGCTGATCGGCCAACGGGACCTCGGCTTCCTCAAACCACTCTGCCTGTTTCTGCACCGGTGTCGACTCGCCGGTGAGTGAGGCTTCTTGCGCTTGGAAATTCGTCGTGTAAATCAAACGCGCATCGGCTGGAATCCGGTCTCCGGCCTCAAGGGCAACCAGGTCTCCCCTCACCAGTTCTCTGGCCGGGATGGACTGCAGTGCCCCGTCGCGGATAACACGGGCCATGGACACTGACATCTTACGCAGGGCTGCCAGCGATCGCTCGGCTCGGAATTCCTGCACAAACCCCAGCACCCCATTAAAAAACACGATGGCGAGAATCGCCGCTGTATCGATCCAGTCTTCTAATAGCCCAGAGACAATGGCCGCCCCGATCAGCACCCATACGATGAGGCTCGTGAATTGCGAGAGAAAAAGTTTCAACAGCGAGGGAGGTTCGGCTTCGGGTAGTTCGTTGGGACCTTCCTGCGCTCGGCGGCGTGCCGCGTCATCGACAGGCAGGCCACTATTGAGGTCTGTCCGGAGTTCATCCGCCAGGGCTTGTGCAGGCCCGGCATACCAAGCTTTCCTCCCGGTGTTTTCACTCGATGCCTGCAATCCCTTTTCCATACGAGTCACATTCCTTTCCTAAGGCACTTCCCAGCAGGGTGCATGCCAAATGGAGTGCCCCCCCCATGATGCATTTTTAGGCAGGGCCTTGTGGCGTAATGCTACGTGAGCAGAGCAGCATGGTAGCCAAATGCAACATATCTGAGGTGAGGGACGGTGAGGAGTGGCTGAGGGGCTTCTTGTTACCCGTTAAAGAGGAGCCTGAGACCTAAGACGTAGACGATAATCGTTCACAAGCTATCCGGCTCGATCAGCATGAGTCGTCGTTCGGCTCGGTATATGATCCCCATTAACCCAATGTTCATCATGACGATCGACCACAGGACTGTACGCGCATAGGTAGAGCTGACGGTGCTCGGCGTCCTCCCTGTCGATAGGCGAGATCGGCAAAGACGAATCCCGGAATGCTCACGATTAAGGCTCCTGATGGAGTCCGGACAGAAGGACACACCTCACAGTCGGGAACAGACTACCCGGCAAGGTGTGAAGGTCCGATCACAATGAGGCGCGCGGCTGGGTGCCTACCATTGATCTCGGAAAAAGAGGAAGTATCCGATCGCGACTGCAATCGCTTGGAGCAGGATAAACCAGCGCAGGAGCCCCCAATGGGTTCCTGCTCGGCTCTCCACCTGTCTCATACTCGCCATCATCGACGGCTGAGAGAGGATGAACGACGCCACCACTTCCCGAGCATCTTCTCGGTTGAGGTTTCGCTCAAGCTGAACCTGTTCGATCGCTTTATTGCGGTCTCCCTGCAACAGCGCTTCCAAAGCCTTCTTGGGAAGCTCAGCATCCCATTGAATTTCGTTCGCCATAGTTGGGGGAGTGTACCAGAAAAGACTTCTTCCCGTCTCCATGATTTCCACCCGATATTCGGTGAGGCTTCTGAATAACCTGCCTCTCGATTATCCCCGGGGGACATCCTATATAATGTGGTTGTAAGCGACCCATCCCCCTATACCGCATCCTCAAGGAGGAGATCGAAAACGGAGGGCAATCATGACTACCGTCACTGCACAGATCCCTTTACACGAACACGTTCAATCCTTTGTCCGTACACCTCGCAAGCTACTGATCGGCGGTCGATGGCGCGACGCTGCGTCAGGAAAAACATTTGCCACCTATAACCCCGCCACCGGCGACATGCTTGCCCACGTGGCCGAAGGCGATCGTGCCGATGTGGATCACGCCGTCACGGCAGCGAGAACGGCGTTCGAGAGCGGTCCCTGGCGAAAGCTCACCGCCTCTGAACGTGGACGGCTGATCTGGAAACTGGCCGACTTGCTCGAAGCCCATGCCGAAGAATTCGCCCAACTCGAGTCACTGGACAACGGAAAGCCGATCGGCGTCGCACGGGTAGCTGACGTCCCGCTTGCCGTGGACCTGTTTCGGTATATGGCCGGTTGGGCGACCAAGATCGAAGGGAATACGATTCCCATCTCAGTCCCCTACACTCCCGGAGCTCAGTACCTGTCCTACACCCTCCGCGAACCAGTGGGAGTGGTGGCGCAGGTCATCCCCTGGAATTTCCCGCTGCTGATGGCGGCGTGGAAACTAGGGCCGGCCCTGGCTGCCGGCTGTACCGTGGTCTTGAAACCGGCTGAACAGACGCCACTGTCGGCATTGCGATTAGGCGAACTGATCTGTGAAGCGGGCTTCCCGGACGGCGTCGTCAACATCGTGCCGGGATTCGGCGAGACCGCCGGTGCGGCACTCGCCGCACATCCGGATGTCGACAAAGTGGCCTTCACCGGCTCCACGGAGGTGGGGAAGCTCATTCTTGGCGCCGCGGCAGGAAACCTCAAGAAAGTGTCATTGGAGTTAGGAGGGAAATCGCCGAACATCGTGTGCAAGGATGCCGACGTGGAATCCTGCATCCCGGGAGTGGCGAGCGCGATTTTTTTCAACCATGGCCAATGTTGCTGTGCGGGCTCCCGTTTGTTCATCGAAAAGGGCATCTTCGACAAAGTCGTCGAAGGAGTGGCAGCCGACGCAAAGAAGATCAAAGTCGGGCCGGGAATGGATCCCACGACTCAAATGGGCCCCCTCGTCTCAGATGAGCAACAACGGCGCGTGCTCAGCTATCTGGAGTCTGGATTTTCGCAAGGAGCAACGGCTGTGGTGGGCGGACGCAAACTCGGGAACAAGGGCTACTTTGTAGAGCCGACCGTTCTCGTGGATACGAAGCAAGATATGAAGGTCATGCAGGAGGAGATCTTTGGACCGGTCGTCTGTGCCATGCCGTTCACGGATATCGAGGAGGTGCTGCCCGCGGCAAACAACTCTATTTATGGCCTAGCAGCAGCGGTGTGGACCCGGGACATCAGCAAGGCCCACCGTATCGCGGCGGAGCTACGGGCCGGCACGGTCTGGATCAACTGTTACAACATCCTCGACGCGGCCTTGCCGTTCGGCGGCTACAAACAATCGGGCTGGGGGCGAGAAATGGGCCACGACGCGCTGGAACTCTACACCGAGGTGAAAGCCGTCACCGTGCGGTTGTGAAGAAGAGTAGTCTGAGCTGTTGGCGCTTCCGGAGGACAAGATCATCACGCTACGGTGTGGCGCGCGATAGTTCCTTTTGTTTGTGGTAGGCAGTGACGCTCGACCAAGGATCCTGATCAGGGCCATAGACCCCAGTCGCAAGATCGCGCGCGATTTGGCTGCGCTATACTTGAGATATGCTCACCCTGACGCGGTACACCCTCCCTGTGCTGATGTTTCTGCTGTTCAACGCAACGGCAAACGTCAGTCCAGCACAAGTCATTCTTCGCTCCCGACCACCTTCCCTGCACTCGTATGCCGTGACATCTATTCAAGCGATTCTGTCTGACCCAAGACACTATCAGTTCCGAATCGTACGAATCCGAGGCGTCGTGCAATCCATTACTCAGGTCCCGAACTGGATCAAGTGCGGTTTTGCTCCCGCTCATAAGATACGTGTGGAGGACGAGTCTGGCGGACTGACGGTGATCGATCAAGGACCCTGTGCACGAAATTCGAGGAACAGCGGATCGCTTTTACCGGAAACACTTGTCGGAGGTGAGCAGATTGATGCTCTCATTTTTGTCTCGTTCACAAACC
The Candidatus Nitrospira nitrosa DNA segment above includes these coding regions:
- a CDS encoding cation-translocating P-type ATPase; its protein translation is MEKGLQASSENTGRKAWYAGPAQALADELRTDLNSGLPVDDAARRRAQEGPNELPEAEPPSLLKLFLSQFTSLIVWVLIGAAIVSGLLEDWIDTAAILAIVFFNGVLGFVQEFRAERSLAALRKMSVSMARVIRDGALQSIPARELVRGDLVALEAGDRIPADARLIYTTNFQAQEASLTGESTPVQKQAEWFEEAEVPLADQRNMVFMGTVAVSGKAHGLVVATGVGTELGRIAALIQKAAEAERAETPLQRRLEQFGSTLLWLALGVVTIVFMLGFLRGEPLVEMFLISVSLAVAAVPEGLPAVVTVTLAVGVMRMAKRHALIRKLPAVETLGSATVICTDKTGTLTKNEMTVTKLVVGSETFEVTGEGYEPVGEIKEHSSEARVLNTQSSDRSGHPSPSTQQSALPPGLRDLLTAAVLCNSATLQQEKGIWRIIGDPTEGALLVAAAKVGLTKAELEGQAPREREIPFDAERKMMTIVRRTEQGCKVYSKGAPDVLLKRCATHMTPEGRIEVLDAEHRRQINDANASLAQQALRVLGVAYRPLGRQVHADEEVECDLIFLGLLAMKDPLRSEATEAVRLCRQAGIRTAMITGDHKETAVAIARELGLQRNDDMALSGAELDGLTDEQLMQQVERVTVYARVSAEHKLRVVQAWKRNGAIVAMTGDGVNDAPAIKASDIGVAMGLAGTDVTKEASDMVVTDDNFASIAAAVEEGRGIFDNIRKTVHFLLSCNMSEVLVMLFATLFGLPLPLLPIHILWMNLVTDGFPALALAVDPKAPDLMQQPPRQTEARLLDGGRLWAIAGEGLLLAGIALSAFSLSLFIWQQPIDQARTVTFTVMVAAQLVHAFNCRSDRWSLFKVGVTSNRALIWAVLVSLALQVGILTIPILEPIFKVAPLPIEDWALMVVIGLLPLAVVEGVKWVRR
- a CDS encoding aldehyde dehydrogenase family protein — translated: MTTVTAQIPLHEHVQSFVRTPRKLLIGGRWRDAASGKTFATYNPATGDMLAHVAEGDRADVDHAVTAARTAFESGPWRKLTASERGRLIWKLADLLEAHAEEFAQLESLDNGKPIGVARVADVPLAVDLFRYMAGWATKIEGNTIPISVPYTPGAQYLSYTLREPVGVVAQVIPWNFPLLMAAWKLGPALAAGCTVVLKPAEQTPLSALRLGELICEAGFPDGVVNIVPGFGETAGAALAAHPDVDKVAFTGSTEVGKLILGAAAGNLKKVSLELGGKSPNIVCKDADVESCIPGVASAIFFNHGQCCCAGSRLFIEKGIFDKVVEGVAADAKKIKVGPGMDPTTQMGPLVSDEQQRRVLSYLESGFSQGATAVVGGRKLGNKGYFVEPTVLVDTKQDMKVMQEEIFGPVVCAMPFTDIEEVLPAANNSIYGLAAAVWTRDISKAHRIAAELRAGTVWINCYNILDAALPFGGYKQSGWGREMGHDALELYTEVKAVTVRL